The following coding sequences lie in one Polynucleobacter asymbioticus genomic window:
- the fdhF gene encoding formate dehydrogenase subunit alpha, with protein sequence MNAPVNPKELELQTVEFKLDGQTIVSYEGETILKAAKRHGIDIPHLCFKDGYRPDGNCRACVVEINGERTLAPSCCRSATPGMDVKANSERALKSQKLVLEMLLSDMPDEGFKWVGDSKEEEQKNQHGELSTWAARMDVTVRPELKALRRDKVSNDVSHPAMAVNLDACIQCNRCVRACREEQVNDVIGYAMRGAHSEIVFDLNDPMGDSTCVACGECVQACPTGALMPKGLIGSQTVDRKVDSVCPFCGVGCQITYNVKDEKIVSVEGRDGPANHHRLCVKGRFGMDYIHNPQRLTKPLIRKAGVAKDEALLEGKQDWSDIFREATWEEALEVAGGGLKKLKDQYGNKVLAGFGSAKGSNEEAYLFQKLVRTGFGSNNVDHCTRLCHASSVAALLEGVGSGAVSNQVNDVEHSSLIFLIGSNPTANHPVAATWFKNAAKRGAKIVLCDPRATDISKHAWRTMQFKPDTDVAMLNALIYTVIEEGLVDKDFVQNRSNNFEALKENIKGYSPEAMAPICGIPAETLREVAREFATTKSAMILWGMGVSQHVHGTDNARCLIALVSITGQIGKPGSGLHPLRGQNNVQGASDAGLIPMMFPNYQRVDNPEAHAWFEKFWDTPLDKKPGYTVVEIMHKITAPDSDPDKIRGMYVEGENPAMSDPDLNHARHALAALDLLVVQDIFMTETALLADVVLPASAWPEKVGTASNTDRMVQMGKKAINPPGDAKPDLWIIQQIAKRMGLNWNYQGPDDGVAEVYDEMRQAMHAAINGITWDRLEKESSVTYPCLSAEDPGRPIVFNDKFDTKDGRVKLVPADIIPANERPDAEYPFVLITGRQLEHWHTGSMTRRATVLDAIEPMATVSMHGEDMTQLGVSAGDVITVQSRRGEVGIHVRRDDGTPRGVIFIPFAYYEAAANLITNSALDPFGKIPEFKYCAVKLAKGGQAAAVMGYGTNDPSRQKVTSVS encoded by the coding sequence ATGAACGCACCAGTAAATCCTAAAGAACTTGAATTACAAACCGTTGAGTTCAAATTAGACGGGCAAACCATCGTTTCTTACGAAGGCGAGACTATTCTCAAAGCCGCCAAACGACACGGCATTGATATTCCACATCTGTGTTTTAAAGACGGCTACCGTCCTGATGGTAACTGCCGCGCTTGCGTTGTAGAGATTAACGGTGAACGTACGTTAGCACCAAGCTGCTGCCGCAGTGCCACTCCAGGAATGGATGTCAAAGCCAATAGCGAGCGTGCATTAAAGAGTCAAAAGTTGGTGCTCGAGATGTTGTTGTCCGATATGCCTGATGAAGGATTTAAGTGGGTTGGCGATAGCAAAGAAGAGGAGCAAAAAAATCAACATGGCGAGCTCAGCACCTGGGCTGCCCGCATGGATGTCACAGTACGTCCAGAGCTCAAGGCATTGCGCCGTGACAAAGTCAGCAATGACGTATCTCATCCAGCGATGGCTGTGAACTTAGATGCTTGTATTCAATGTAATCGTTGCGTGCGTGCTTGTCGTGAAGAGCAGGTGAATGATGTGATCGGCTACGCTATGCGTGGTGCGCATAGCGAGATCGTATTTGATCTGAATGACCCAATGGGTGACAGTACTTGCGTTGCTTGTGGTGAGTGTGTTCAGGCTTGCCCAACAGGTGCATTGATGCCTAAGGGATTGATCGGCTCACAAACTGTCGATCGCAAAGTAGATTCAGTATGTCCTTTCTGCGGCGTCGGTTGCCAAATTACTTACAACGTTAAGGATGAGAAGATTGTGAGTGTTGAGGGTCGTGATGGCCCAGCTAACCACCATCGTCTTTGCGTTAAAGGTCGCTTTGGTATGGACTACATCCATAACCCACAACGCTTAACCAAGCCGCTGATTCGTAAAGCAGGCGTTGCTAAAGATGAAGCCTTGCTAGAAGGCAAGCAGGATTGGTCTGACATCTTCCGTGAAGCAACATGGGAAGAGGCTCTAGAAGTTGCTGGTGGCGGCCTTAAAAAACTAAAAGATCAATACGGCAATAAAGTATTGGCTGGCTTTGGTTCCGCAAAAGGCAGCAACGAAGAAGCTTACTTATTCCAAAAACTGGTACGTACTGGTTTTGGTAGCAACAACGTAGACCATTGCACACGACTTTGCCACGCATCATCTGTGGCTGCATTGCTAGAGGGCGTTGGTTCGGGCGCTGTTAGTAACCAAGTAAACGATGTAGAGCACTCAAGTCTGATTTTCTTGATCGGCTCAAACCCAACAGCAAACCATCCTGTTGCTGCTACCTGGTTTAAGAATGCTGCTAAACGCGGTGCCAAAATTGTATTGTGCGACCCACGTGCGACCGATATCAGTAAGCACGCTTGGCGCACTATGCAGTTCAAGCCTGATACTGACGTTGCCATGCTCAATGCCCTGATTTATACAGTCATTGAAGAGGGTCTGGTTGATAAAGACTTCGTTCAGAACCGCTCCAATAATTTTGAAGCGCTCAAAGAAAATATCAAGGGCTACAGCCCTGAAGCCATGGCACCAATCTGCGGTATTCCAGCAGAGACATTGCGTGAAGTGGCAAGAGAATTTGCCACAACTAAATCTGCCATGATCTTGTGGGGTATGGGTGTCAGTCAGCACGTTCACGGTACTGACAATGCTCGCTGCTTAATTGCCTTGGTCAGTATTACTGGCCAAATTGGTAAGCCTGGATCTGGCTTGCATCCACTGCGTGGACAAAATAACGTCCAAGGTGCTAGTGATGCAGGATTAATTCCGATGATGTTCCCGAACTATCAACGCGTTGACAATCCAGAAGCGCATGCGTGGTTTGAGAAGTTCTGGGATACCCCATTAGATAAGAAGCCTGGCTATACCGTTGTAGAGATCATGCATAAGATCACTGCGCCGGATAGTGATCCAGACAAGATTCGCGGCATGTACGTCGAGGGTGAGAACCCTGCGATGAGTGACCCTGATTTGAACCATGCACGTCATGCTTTGGCAGCCTTAGATCTACTGGTCGTACAAGATATCTTCATGACTGAGACCGCACTCCTTGCAGACGTAGTATTGCCAGCAAGTGCATGGCCAGAGAAGGTCGGTACTGCAAGCAATACTGACCGTATGGTGCAGATGGGTAAGAAGGCGATTAATCCTCCGGGAGATGCGAAGCCTGATTTATGGATCATTCAGCAAATTGCGAAACGCATGGGCTTGAACTGGAACTATCAAGGTCCAGATGATGGTGTTGCTGAGGTGTATGACGAAATGCGTCAAGCAATGCATGCAGCCATTAACGGCATCACTTGGGATCGCCTAGAAAAAGAATCTAGCGTGACATACCCATGCTTGTCTGCTGAAGACCCAGGTCGTCCAATTGTGTTTAACGACAAGTTTGATACTAAAGATGGCAGAGTGAAGTTGGTACCAGCCGATATTATTCCTGCAAATGAGCGCCCAGATGCAGAGTATCCATTTGTGCTGATTACAGGTCGTCAGTTAGAGCATTGGCATACCGGCAGTATGACTCGCCGCGCAACTGTCTTGGATGCGATTGAGCCGATGGCTACCGTGTCCATGCATGGTGAAGACATGACCCAGTTGGGCGTTTCAGCTGGCGATGTCATTACCGTCCAATCTCGTCGCGGTGAAGTTGGTATCCATGTCCGTAGAGATGATGGCACTCCACGTGGTGTGATCTTTATTCCATTTGCTTACTATGAAGCTGCAGCCAACTTAATAACCAACTCTGCCTTAGATCCTTTTGGCAAGATTCCGGAGTTTAAGTATTGCGCTGTGAAACTGGCTAAAGGTGGTCAGGCTGCCGCAGTGATGGGTTATGGCACTAATGATCCTAGTCGGCAAAAAGTTACATCTGTTTCGTAA
- the mazF gene encoding endoribonuclease MazF, which translates to MAKTYIPNAGDIVWLEFDPQAGHEQAGRRPAVVLTPEAYNKKTNLMICCPLTTKIKGYPFEVLVEIDGIQSAILSDQVKSLDWKTRKAKYKGAVSTFALAEVRSKAKALLSIT; encoded by the coding sequence ATGGCTAAGACTTATATTCCAAATGCAGGGGATATTGTTTGGTTAGAGTTTGATCCTCAAGCTGGGCATGAGCAAGCGGGGCGACGTCCCGCCGTAGTTTTGACGCCAGAAGCGTATAACAAAAAAACAAATTTGATGATTTGTTGCCCTTTGACTACAAAAATTAAGGGCTATCCATTTGAAGTTCTGGTGGAAATTGATGGCATTCAATCCGCGATTCTTTCTGATCAGGTTAAATCTCTGGATTGGAAAACTCGAAAAGCAAAATATAAGGGTGCAGTCAGTACATTTGCTCTTGCTGAGGTGCGAAGTAAGGCTAAAGCGCTTCTGTCAATAACGTAA
- a CDS encoding AbrB/MazE/SpoVT family DNA-binding domain-containing protein, with amino-acid sequence MQTIIKKWGNSPALRLNTAVMKSAHLNIDQIVSVKVQRGRIVIEPIVQKEYQLDDLLAGITAKNIHHENDFGEPVGKELL; translated from the coding sequence ATGCAAACTATTATTAAAAAGTGGGGCAATAGTCCTGCACTGCGTCTAAATACTGCTGTTATGAAGTCTGCCCACTTGAATATTGATCAGATTGTTTCGGTTAAGGTGCAGAGAGGTCGCATCGTTATTGAGCCTATTGTTCAGAAGGAATACCAGCTCGATGACTTGCTTGCTGGGATAACTGCGAAAAATATTCATCATGAAAATGATTTTGGTGAGCCCGTAGGTAAAGAATTGCTCTGA
- the nadB gene encoding L-aspartate oxidase: MASSKPSTPQTDTKAELPVLIIGAGLAGLTVALHMAESQPVILMAKRGLGEAATAWAQGGIVGVVDKEHDSIDSHVSDTLDAGAGLVVESTARYIAEESAEAIRWLVEQGVPFTTDESGPMGLHLTREGGHSHRRIAHAADATGKAIHEVLLDKAREHKNIQILEHWIALDLITNRHLDAKTQRTKPNRCYGVYALDIKNNRVETIEAKSVVLATGGVGKVYRYTSNPDTATGDGIAMAWRAGCRVGNMEFIQFHPTCLYHPSDRTFLITEAMRGEGGLLKLPNGTRFMPEHDERNELAPRDIVARAIDFEMKKHGLDYVHLDATHLGEAFIKEHFPMIYARCMTLGLDITKEPIPVVPAAHYTCGGVVTDLKGKTDLPGLYAVGEATYTGLHGANRLASNSLLECIVIGKAAAADISTLKTPAMPTLPLWDESQVEDADEQVVIAHNWDELRSLMWNYVGIVRTNRRLERALHRIKLLRYEVQEYYANFKVTRDLIELRNLLECAELIVRSALMRRESRGLHYSRDYPGTWAVSYPTILTPQAEGNSETPET, translated from the coding sequence ATGGCTAGTTCAAAACCCTCAACACCACAAACTGATACCAAAGCAGAGCTTCCAGTTCTGATTATTGGAGCAGGCTTAGCTGGGCTAACTGTTGCCCTGCACATGGCCGAATCCCAGCCAGTGATTCTCATGGCCAAGCGTGGTCTTGGTGAAGCGGCGACAGCTTGGGCGCAAGGCGGCATTGTGGGGGTCGTAGATAAAGAGCATGACAGTATTGATTCTCATGTGTCCGACACCTTAGATGCGGGCGCAGGCCTTGTAGTGGAGTCGACCGCACGTTACATTGCCGAAGAAAGTGCTGAAGCTATTCGTTGGTTGGTTGAACAGGGCGTACCGTTTACTACGGATGAGTCAGGGCCAATGGGATTGCATTTAACTCGTGAAGGTGGCCATAGTCACCGTCGCATTGCGCATGCTGCTGATGCTACTGGTAAAGCCATCCATGAAGTGCTTCTGGATAAAGCTAGGGAGCATAAAAACATTCAGATCTTGGAGCATTGGATTGCTTTAGACCTGATTACCAATCGCCATTTAGATGCGAAGACTCAACGTACCAAGCCTAATCGTTGCTACGGTGTGTATGCACTCGATATTAAAAACAATCGCGTCGAAACGATTGAAGCCAAGTCAGTCGTCTTGGCTACCGGTGGTGTGGGTAAAGTCTACCGATATACCAGCAACCCAGATACGGCTACTGGCGATGGTATTGCCATGGCCTGGCGGGCAGGTTGCCGCGTCGGTAATATGGAATTTATTCAGTTTCATCCGACGTGTTTGTATCACCCTAGTGATCGTACCTTCCTCATTACCGAAGCAATGCGGGGAGAGGGTGGCTTACTCAAGCTGCCAAACGGCACTCGCTTTATGCCTGAGCATGATGAGCGCAATGAGTTAGCGCCTCGCGATATTGTTGCCCGAGCAATCGACTTTGAGATGAAGAAGCATGGTTTGGATTATGTTCATCTGGATGCCACCCATTTGGGTGAGGCCTTCATTAAAGAGCATTTCCCGATGATTTATGCGCGTTGCATGACTCTGGGCTTAGATATCACTAAAGAGCCAATACCAGTCGTGCCAGCAGCACATTACACCTGTGGTGGTGTGGTGACCGATCTCAAAGGAAAAACAGACTTACCGGGTTTGTATGCTGTCGGTGAAGCGACTTACACAGGCCTTCATGGCGCCAATCGCTTGGCAAGCAATTCATTATTGGAGTGCATAGTGATTGGTAAGGCTGCTGCTGCAGATATCTCCACATTAAAAACACCAGCGATGCCAACATTGCCGTTGTGGGATGAGAGTCAGGTTGAAGATGCGGATGAGCAAGTGGTGATTGCCCATAACTGGGATGAGCTACGTTCATTAATGTGGAATTACGTTGGTATTGTGAGAACCAATCGAAGGCTGGAGCGTGCATTACACCGCATCAAACTCCTCAGATATGAAGTGCAAGAGTATTACGCGAACTTTAAAGTGACGCGCGACCTTATTGAGCTGCGTAACCTTTTGGAATGCGCAGAGCTGATTGTGAGATCAGCCCTGATGCGCAGAGAGAGTAGGGGATTGCACTACAGCCGCGATTACCCAGGGACTTGGGCGGTTTCTTATCCGACAATATTGACCCCACAAGCTGAAGGTAATTCAGAAACTCCCGAGACCTAA